In Anopheles bellator chromosome 2, idAnoBellAS_SP24_06.2, whole genome shotgun sequence, the genomic stretch TAAACTCAACAACACCGGAACCCACCCCCCACGGAATGGCCACCAGTGGGGGCGATGGCGGATATGACCTTCGAACAGCGCCCTACACACACAGGAGCGCTTCCTGTAGCTGTAGGCCCAcgttaaaaatgaaattgcgTCCGATCGCATCCGACATGGCCCAGATATCGCGGCGCGCGTTGTTCACCACCTCCTGGAAGTTGTCCAGCTCAACCTCAATGCCGGCCGTCACACGTTCGACCTTATCCTCTTCGGCTGTGTACGCGTACGCCAGCTGAGCGAGCGTCATAGGGAGGTTGGTCACAATATTCGACCGGCCGATCGTGTTCAATACCTCGCTCTGCAGCTCCGTCGATCTGTTCTGGAAAGCCTGCACTTGCGGGTAGAAGAATACACGTGACGCCGTGGCCATGTCGGCGTAGGCTAGCTCAGCGGCCAGACTAATTTCGGCTGCCGCCTGTGTCGCCTGTCGGATCACTTCGTCGTTTTTCTCCACGATGCACGGATTCTGCGTGTCGCCAATCTCGAGCGCATGCTGCAAAATGGCATCCTTAACGCGCAGCTTTTCATGCTGAATGTCGGTGATGACGATTCCGAAGCGAGAGATGAACTGTGCGTTCAGGTTCTTGATCGCGCTAGATTGGTTCATACGAAGCACCCTCAGCCGATAGTCGACGTTATAGTGTAGCTGGTTGAAGATATCATCAAACTCCGCCAGCAAATTACCATCGGACCGCGGAAGAACGTTTTCGACAATTGCCGGAACTTCAACCGTTTTCGACCAGACAAGCTATCGTATCGGGAGGATGGAAAAAACGGATTGTCACGGTCGAAATATTTCGCACCATCTGAAAGGCGTGAACCGGATGAAACATTTCCTCACCTGCTGGCAGGCGAAAGCGGCCAGAATCGTCACCAAAGCTAATGTTTGCCACATTTTTCCTCAAAAAACCTTCACCGAAGATAGAGAACTTAGGAAATAGTTGTGTTATTCGGACGGCTTCGGCTACGTCCAATGTCCGCTTTCGATCAGGTCGAGCACCGTCGAGAAACTGTTCCGGCTTCGCTTTCCGTGCCTGATTATACGGCCACGGAGCTGGCTGATTAAACtgcgaaaacggaaccaaatgGTCAGTGGCCAATAAACTATAAAAGATGCGCCGCCACGTCCAGGCGTGTAAAATGTCTGCTTTATGGTACAGTCCTATCACTAACCTTGTCTAATGAACGGACTTTACCGCCCAATAGTCGCGCGTAATCAAACCGGACGCATCTTGCGTGCGTATCGGTCGCTTATCACATACTTCCTGAACAGGGATTCTTCTTCGATTATAGATAGTGTCCAAAGGCCTTTTGTCGTTGTGTTGGATTTATTGGGCAGCGAGAGGGATATACGTGCAGCCTAAATACTCTTGAACAATAACTAGAGAAATAAGCATTCATATCTGTCCATGGTATTTCCTGACACTTTCGACACGTTCCACATTCCATACTTCCTCAGATGGACACACACTTGTTGAGTCGCTGTCGATTATGTATTATTTGGAAGAGACTCGTCCACAACGTCCGTTGATGCCACAGGACGTGCTAAAACGTGCCAAAGTGCGAGAAATTTGCGAGGTAAGAGATATCTTCAATGTAAATTCGTTGATTCCTTGCTTTTTTTCAAATCGTCTGTCGTGATCGTTTTAGGTGATTGCGTCCGGAGTTCAACCGCTGCAAAACTTGATCGTGCTAATTCACGTTGgcgaagagaagaaaaaggaatggGCCCAACACTGGATTACGCGTGGATTCCGCGCAGTCGAAAAACTGCTCTCGACGTCGGCAGGAAAGTTTTGCGTTGGCGATGAGATTAGTCTAGCGGATTGCTGCCTCGTACCGCAGGTCTTTAATGCACGCCGTTTTCATGTTGATTTGCGCCCGTATCCTATCATTCTGCGCATCGATCGCGAACTGGAGGGGCATCCGGCCTTCCGGGCTGCCCACCCATCCAATCAACCGGACTGCCCGCCAGAGGCTGCCAAATAAGATACATTACTCAACAGCACTTTTCCATTCCGATTGACTCCACCGTGTTGCATGCTAACGGGTGCGTCACAACCTCCACAAAAGCCATCCATTTACCTTGTCGAATCTGATATCGCAAACCTGAATCGTCGTAGTCCTTTTTGCCATGAAACGTAACCAAAAGTCTAGTCGCAAATGCGGGAGAAAGCCATCCCGTTGGACGGTGTTCTGAAACTTTTTATAAGCTAGTGAGAGATGATGCAAACGTTATTTACACAAGCCATTCGAAAGGCACACTCAGGATTGGCAGCAGGATGTAGAGACAGTACACCTAACAGAAATCGTTTatgaaagcaacaaaactACGGTTACCATCGATATAGCGTAAAGTCACATAACAATTCTACATTAGAGAACAGTGGAGGTGATTAGAATGTGCTAGAAAGCGCTCAAATATGGTACGAAAATGGCGTGACGGTTACACTTTTAAAGTGTCTATATCTCAGCatcatatatatatattttgaATATGATTACTTTTATAAAAGTTTGCTTAGATATCACTATTACGAGTAAAGCTAGGGTTTTACATTTCCAAACAATTGCTTCTGAAAAATGTGGCGATTCACCTCGAAACATGTGAAATCCATAATAATCTATCGGTATGGtgttttaaactttaaactattttattgTCCGCTATGGTGATCgagaaaacaggaaaataactttgcaaaagtttcaaaaaaAGATTGCAATTTTGTAATCTGCTTAaatgcttccttttttgctaaCGATTCTATATTAGTTTGCTTGTTATATTGCTCATCGCTCACGCGTTTACCTTTCTTCTAATCAGTGTTGTAAACAACGAAAACCTAATTACGTCCTTTTGCGATCAAGCACGGAAAGCAAGCAATTGCTCAAAGTGCTGCAGCGAACGATGAACCGACTTGTTTTGTGTGAAATCGAAGGAACAATAAATATTTCGAGAAAAAGCAACAATGGATAATGATTGCTGGCTCAACAGGTATCAAAATAccaatttttgcttttcatttgaaaaagaGCAACTCTGGTACTTTCATTGTATTTAAACATAATAAAGCATTTCAATAAAACAGAACATTCGATTGTGCCGGAAATTCTTCGAAGAATTCAAAATTTCTTAACGAAATTAGCTCCGTTTCGTTCAGTTGCGCGTGTCCCGGATAAGCGTACAGCCGACACCTATAGATGGCGCTAACATCGCAAAGAGGTGTTTAGTTTTTCAAATCAACAACTGAATCAGcttaaattcattaaattcttGAAATTcttaaaaattcattaaattaaaatgagcGGTAAAAAACTCGCACCGAAGGTCAGCTCCCGACTTGCGCGCAACTGCAACTTGCGACAAAGCTTGCGCGCGAAGCTTTGTCTCTGCCTTTGCATCCCGCGGCTGATTACCCTCGAGGCCACCGACTCGGCTCGGAACCGGAGCCATTCAACGGGAAGCGAGTGtctgaaatggaaaaataaacccTCTGTGATGGTGCGATATGTGCTCGCGGAGATGGTATTATCGCGGCCTATTGCTCTTCCGCCCCGGGTGGATCCCGTCACTTCGAGTCTAGAGTTGCCCACACTTATCGCACCAGAAACTCGCACAGTTCAAGTTCAAACCACAGCCAAGCAGCGCACATAAAACTTGATCTTCCCGACACTGACTCTCgctgcctttttttcgctACAGGCATACGAGAACTTCCGCTGCACAGGCCCCCCCGCCAGTGTTCTAAGTCGTTGCCAAGGCCATTCGTCATCTAAGCACGTTCCACGACGCGGCCACGCAAATCCCAAAGTGCATCCCGGCCACCGACGAGAAAACGAATCACAACGCTAGAAATGACGGGGCAACCGGTATAGTTCCGAACGGGGtgcttaaattaaaataaaaacccccATTCCCGTCCCGTTTGTGACGTTGAAACTTCCATGAACTTGTGCGATCGCCGGAGGGCAGACTCATTTGGGATGCAAATGTGCGAGTGCGGACGGCAAATAAAAGCCCGTCCCGCGGGAACTGCGACTTCCGTTGGCTGCCGGTAAACAGCTGAGTTTTGGAGGCGACCTGGTGGCCCAGCGACTCTGCCCAAACGGCAGCGAACGTGTGCCCAGCTGGTTATCAATATCAATAGCAATATCAAGCAGAGCCATCGAGAGAGCCAACCTTGACATTGCGAAGGGCAGTGCGAACGCGCGTAACTTGCGTGTCAAGAACGtcgcaacgcaacgccgaGTTGATTGTTGGGCTTGGGCAAGTGATTATCGTTTACCCGTTGCGCCCCGTACACCTTGACTTTCTCTCCCCCCCAGCATAGATCCCAGTGTTGTGTTGGCCAACCCAGCGACGGAGGTTGTTGTTAACATGTTGCTCCGAAACTGAAGTTTCCTGCCTCTAGCAAACAATCGGCCCATTGTTTGCCCGGCAATGGCGGCGACTGCAGCTGCTTCCGATCACGTGGTGCGGTTTTCATGCGCTAATGCATCGTAAACCCGGACGGGACACGGGCTTTAGCTAGTCGATCCGCTGATAGCACCGACATTAAATTCGCTTTTCAATTCTGCCACAGGCACGGGCAGCCAGTCAGACTCCCAATAGTTGCGGGATCCGAGATCCAAGATCCCTCCAAGTTGCTCCTCGGCAAAAACGGCAACGCATGAGACACTGGCGGCCTCGGATGGCGTTTCGATTTCATACCGGAGGCGACGTCGAGTATCGCATtgcccgcaaaaaaaacacccatGTGCCCTTGGCATTTGTAATGCTAGAAACAACAAATCATCTCGGAATCATCCCGGCTTGTGCTCGAAACGGTACGATGACAGAGCGACAATTGGCGtcaaaaacacacgcgcgtCTCGCTTATTTGCATTGGGTCCCCGTTCCGATGACACCGTTTTTGCCACCTGATGAATCGGTTGGCTTGAGGCAGTAAGAAAATCTTCCTCAACCTCGCGCAACGTCCCGGTTGAGGAATAAAAGCCA encodes the following:
- the LOC131210355 gene encoding probable maleylacetoacetate isomerase 2 isoform X2, whose protein sequence is MANQDILPESQPILYSYWRSSCSWRVRIALNLKEIPYDIKPISLIKSGGEQHCNEYREVNPMEQVPALQIDGHTLVESLSIMYYLEETRPQRPLMPQDVLKRAKVREICEVIASGVQPLQNLIVLIHVGEEKKKEWAQHWITRGFRAVEKLLSTSAGKFCVGDEISLADCCLVPQVFNARRFHVDLRPYPIILRIDRELEGHPAFRAAHPSNQPDCPPEAAK
- the LOC131210355 gene encoding probable maleylacetoacetate isomerase 2 isoform X1, with the protein product MLAYLVPAIRRVSLLQSFPHGFKINYSKFHGSMSLSAMSKPILYSYWRSSCSWRVRIALNLKEIPYDIKPISLIKSGGEQHCNEYREVNPMEQVPALQIDGHTLVESLSIMYYLEETRPQRPLMPQDVLKRAKVREICEVIASGVQPLQNLIVLIHVGEEKKKEWAQHWITRGFRAVEKLLSTSAGKFCVGDEISLADCCLVPQVFNARRFHVDLRPYPIILRIDRELEGHPAFRAAHPSNQPDCPPEAAK
- the LOC131210355 gene encoding probable maleylacetoacetate isomerase 2 isoform X3; this encodes MSLSAMSKPILYSYWRSSCSWRVRIALNLKEIPYDIKPISLIKSGGEQHCNEYREVNPMEQVPALQIDGHTLVESLSIMYYLEETRPQRPLMPQDVLKRAKVREICEVIASGVQPLQNLIVLIHVGEEKKKEWAQHWITRGFRAVEKLLSTSAGKFCVGDEISLADCCLVPQVFNARRFHVDLRPYPIILRIDRELEGHPAFRAAHPSNQPDCPPEAAK